One window from the genome of Desulfobacteraceae bacterium encodes:
- a CDS encoding 3-deoxy-D-manno-octulosonic acid transferase gives MRNCQFYILSAMTGSTHRIVFFLYDCLWRAALPLLHHNQRLAAGFSQRCLRQPLPRADLWIQAASVGEAQLAWQIIGRLRPPAPVRALVTTNTRQGLDVLRQAAGRHPAPPGVRLSGLAYFPFDRPAIMRRAVDSVRPRVVVLLESEIWPGLLAQLKARGGRCLIANGRMTPRSLRRYRIWPSIWRALRPERVLAVSPADGARFAALFGPAGITVVPNLKFDQMQVDAASRAAVSEDPAAVIAQGPLVVLGSIRRAEENQVLRIIRRLRQAAPEAVIGLFPRHAHRQAAWQKRLRRASIPWVKRSGVRAPVSPGSIILWDGFGELAAAYGRCRAAFVGGSLAPLGGQNFLEALNGGVRPVIGPHWTNFTWVGRDLVSTGLVHEVPDWQAAADALVTHLRQPAARGQIREQAAAYIRARQGGTARTAGVVCELLFGGNAPRRPAGPAQHLNARRPQK, from the coding sequence TTGCGGAACTGTCAATTTTACATCCTATCCGCCATGACGGGAAGCACCCACCGAATCGTCTTTTTCCTCTACGACTGCCTCTGGCGGGCGGCCCTGCCGCTGCTGCACCACAACCAGCGCCTGGCCGCGGGTTTTTCCCAGCGCTGCCTGCGGCAGCCGCTTCCGCGCGCGGACCTCTGGATCCAGGCGGCCTCGGTGGGGGAAGCCCAACTGGCGTGGCAGATCATCGGCCGGCTACGCCCCCCCGCCCCGGTCCGCGCCCTGGTCACCACCAACACCCGGCAGGGCTTGGATGTCCTTCGCCAGGCGGCCGGCCGCCACCCCGCCCCCCCCGGGGTGCGCCTGAGCGGTCTCGCCTATTTCCCCTTTGACCGGCCCGCCATCATGCGTCGGGCGGTGGACAGCGTGCGGCCGCGGGTCGTGGTCCTGCTGGAATCCGAGATCTGGCCGGGGCTTCTGGCGCAGCTCAAAGCCCGCGGCGGCCGCTGTCTGATCGCAAACGGCCGTATGACCCCCCGCAGTCTCAGACGCTACCGCATCTGGCCGTCCATTTGGCGCGCCCTGCGGCCGGAGCGCGTGCTGGCCGTCTCCCCGGCGGACGGCGCGCGTTTCGCGGCCCTTTTCGGCCCGGCCGGGATCACGGTGGTGCCCAATCTCAAGTTCGACCAGATGCAGGTCGACGCCGCTTCCAGGGCCGCGGTATCCGAAGACCCAGCCGCCGTAATCGCCCAGGGTCCGCTGGTGGTGCTGGGCTCTATCCGCCGGGCCGAGGAGAACCAGGTCCTGCGGATTATCAGGCGCCTGCGGCAGGCGGCGCCCGAGGCCGTGATCGGGCTTTTCCCCCGTCATGCCCACCGTCAGGCCGCCTGGCAAAAGAGACTTCGACGCGCAAGCATCCCCTGGGTGAAACGCTCGGGGGTCCGGGCGCCGGTTTCCCCCGGCAGCATCATCTTGTGGGACGGCTTCGGGGAACTGGCCGCCGCCTACGGGCGCTGCCGGGCCGCTTTCGTGGGCGGCAGCCTGGCCCCGCTGGGCGGCCAGAACTTTCTGGAGGCCCTAAACGGCGGTGTTCGACCGGTGATCGGGCCCCACTGGACCAATTTTACCTGGGTCGGCCGGGACCTTGTGAGCACCGGGCTGGTGCACGAGGTCCCCGACTGGCAGGCAGCAGCGGATGCCCTGGTCACCCACCTGCGGCAGCCCGCAGCGCGAGGTCAGATCCGGGAGCAAGCCGCGGCCTATATCCGGGCCCGCCAGGGCGGCACCGCCCGGACGGCCGGGGTGGTGTGCGAATTGCTTTTTGGGGGAAACGCCCCCCGCCGGCCCGCCGGCCCCGCCCAGCACCTCAACGCCAGGAGACCGCAAAAATGA
- the kdsB gene encoding 3-deoxy-manno-octulosonate cytidylyltransferase — protein sequence MTSLPTCIGIIPARYASSRFPGKPLVPILGKPMFWHVYQRARGCPALSRVVLATDDPRITAAARQWQVPVVMTRSDHPSGTDRVLEAAEQLGVPEDAVVVNIQGDEPALEPSVLTALLAPFEAPGTRVSTLARKLDPEEAANPDRVKLVFGVQHQALYFSRAPIPFARDGQAHQPRYGHIGLYAFRLEALRQFVALGPSPLETTEKLEQLRLLENGIPIQVVLTRHRSIGVDRPEDLAAVTRLLTEAGPRSARAGGPG from the coding sequence ATGACGTCCCTTCCCACCTGTATCGGCATCATCCCGGCGCGCTACGCCTCCTCCCGTTTCCCGGGCAAGCCCCTGGTCCCGATCCTGGGCAAACCGATGTTCTGGCACGTCTACCAGCGCGCCCGAGGGTGCCCGGCCCTCTCCCGGGTGGTGCTGGCCACCGATGACCCGCGCATCACGGCGGCGGCGCGGCAATGGCAGGTGCCGGTGGTGATGACCCGCTCGGACCACCCCAGCGGCACCGACCGCGTGCTGGAGGCCGCCGAACAGCTGGGAGTCCCCGAAGACGCCGTGGTGGTCAACATCCAAGGGGACGAGCCGGCCCTGGAGCCCTCGGTCCTGACGGCGCTGCTGGCACCGTTTGAAGCCCCCGGCACCCGGGTGAGCACCCTTGCCCGAAAGTTGGACCCCGAGGAGGCGGCCAATCCCGACCGGGTCAAGTTGGTCTTCGGGGTTCAGCACCAGGCCCTCTATTTTTCCCGGGCGCCGATTCCCTTTGCGCGCGACGGCCAGGCCCACCAACCCCGCTACGGCCACATCGGCCTGTACGCTTTCCGGCTGGAGGCCCTGCGCCAGTTCGTTGCGCTGGGTCCCAGCCCGCTTGAGACCACCGAAAAACTGGAACAGCTGCGGCTGCTGGAAAACGGGATCCCCATTCAGGTGGTCCTCACCCGCCACCGGAGCATCGGGGTGGATCGTCCCGAGGACCTCGCAGCGGTGACCCGCCTGCTGACCGAGGCCGGCCCGCGGTCCGCTCGGGCCGGGGGCCCCGGCTGA
- the waaF gene encoding lipopolysaccharide heptosyltransferase II: MPLLHLRTRPLKVNTIRSEKINRLLIFSTNWIGDAVMTTPALAAVRRTFFRAEITLVGNPTMAELFRHHPHLDTILVYDKKAQHRGIAGFARFCRQLRRQKFDLAILFQNAFKAALAANLAGVPHRAGYRTDGRGPLLSHAVSVGEIERRLHHTCYYLTMLKKLGIGGGDGLLALAVTEKERAEARRRLGAGNFMAINPGASYGAAKRWIPKRFALVGDRLAEEYGVRVVLTGGTGEKKIGQDIAEAMNSRPLNLIGLTTVRQMMAVISQCRLMVTNDSGPMHVAAALGVPIVAVFGPTDPQTTSPLSDRSCIVRKEVACAPCLLRRCPIDHRCMQRISVADVMDGVALLMESSA; this comes from the coding sequence ATGCCTCTACTTCACCTGCGTACCCGGCCTTTAAAAGTGAATACCATAAGATCTGAGAAGATTAATCGCCTGCTGATATTCTCCACCAACTGGATTGGCGATGCAGTGATGACCACCCCGGCCCTGGCAGCGGTTCGCAGAACCTTTTTTCGCGCTGAAATCACCCTCGTCGGCAATCCAACGATGGCTGAACTTTTCAGGCATCATCCCCATTTAGACACGATTCTGGTTTACGACAAGAAGGCGCAGCACCGAGGGATTGCTGGATTTGCGCGTTTCTGCCGTCAATTACGGCGACAAAAATTTGATTTGGCGATTTTATTTCAAAACGCCTTTAAGGCCGCTTTGGCAGCCAATTTGGCCGGTGTTCCCCATCGGGCCGGCTACCGCACCGATGGCCGCGGGCCTTTGCTCTCTCACGCGGTATCGGTCGGAGAGATTGAGCGTCGCCTGCATCACACGTGTTATTACCTGACGATGCTGAAAAAGCTGGGAATTGGCGGCGGAGACGGGCTGCTTGCCCTGGCGGTCACGGAAAAGGAACGGGCCGAAGCCCGCCGACGCTTGGGTGCAGGGAACTTCATGGCGATAAACCCCGGGGCTTCCTATGGTGCCGCCAAGCGCTGGATCCCGAAGCGCTTTGCCCTTGTCGGCGACCGCCTGGCCGAAGAATATGGGGTGCGGGTCGTCCTTACGGGCGGCACGGGAGAAAAGAAAATCGGCCAGGACATCGCTGAAGCCATGAATTCGCGGCCGCTTAACCTGATCGGGCTGACCACGGTTCGCCAGATGATGGCGGTCATCTCTCAATGCCGATTGATGGTGACCAACGATTCGGGGCCGATGCACGTTGCGGCCGCTTTGGGCGTTCCGATCGTGGCGGTCTTCGGTCCCACAGACCCCCAAACGACCTCGCCGCTGTCCGACCGATCCTGCATTGTCCGTAAAGAGGTTGCATGCGCCCCTTGCCTGCTGCGCCGCTGTCCGATCGACCACCGCTGCATGCAGCGCATCAGTGTGGCGGATGTGATGGACGGGGTCGCCTTGTTGATGGAATCGTCGGCATGA
- the waaC gene encoding lipopolysaccharide heptosyltransferase I, translating to MKLLIVKTSALGDVVHALPVLAYLKSTRPDVRIDWLVEEAFAPLIADHPLLNRVIVLRTKNWRRSAFWPAAAGVWRVIRGLRRQGYDRVLDLQGNSKSGLFTRLAGSCQRYGFDRSGVREWPNLLATTHRVHLGDGVRHVSRRSLAVARAAVPGGSEERWAGPLSVSPAAVARVAAQLQGLGLAPPRERPLVVLHYGTTWPTKRWRLASWQALAVRLIRELNATLLLTWGTEGEKKAATAIAAAGRQALIWPRGSLPDLAALLASVDLLVGCDTGPVHIAAALGTPTVSVYRATDARRNAPRGPQHRCLQVPLECAACLRKRCERDRQCAESVSVERVFGAVKANFDR from the coding sequence ATGAAACTGCTGATCGTCAAAACCAGCGCCCTGGGGGACGTGGTGCACGCCCTGCCGGTATTGGCCTATTTGAAGAGCACCAGGCCCGACGTCCGGATTGATTGGCTGGTGGAAGAAGCCTTTGCGCCCCTCATCGCCGATCATCCTTTGCTGAACCGTGTGATCGTGCTGCGCACCAAGAACTGGCGCCGGTCCGCTTTTTGGCCGGCGGCTGCCGGTGTCTGGCGGGTGATCCGGGGTCTGCGCCGCCAAGGCTACGACCGGGTGCTGGATCTTCAGGGCAACAGCAAAAGCGGTCTTTTTACGCGCTTGGCCGGTTCCTGTCAGCGCTATGGATTCGATCGCAGTGGGGTCCGGGAGTGGCCAAATCTGCTGGCAACCACGCACCGGGTGCATCTGGGTGACGGGGTGCGGCATGTCAGCCGACGGTCCCTGGCGGTTGCCCGGGCGGCGGTGCCCGGCGGTAGCGAAGAAAGGTGGGCCGGCCCGTTGAGCGTTAGCCCCGCTGCTGTCGCGCGGGTCGCAGCCCAGCTGCAGGGGTTGGGGCTGGCGCCCCCCAGAGAGCGCCCGCTGGTGGTTTTGCATTACGGCACCACCTGGCCCACCAAGCGTTGGCGGCTTGCATCCTGGCAGGCGCTCGCCGTGCGGCTGATCCGCGAGCTGAACGCAACGCTGCTGCTGACCTGGGGAACCGAGGGCGAAAAAAAGGCGGCGACCGCCATCGCCGCCGCCGGGCGGCAGGCGCTGATCTGGCCTAGGGGGTCTCTGCCCGACCTGGCGGCCCTGCTGGCGAGCGTCGACCTGCTGGTCGGATGCGATACCGGGCCGGTTCACATCGCCGCCGCGCTGGGAACGCCGACAGTGTCCGTCTACCGGGCGACCGACGCCAGGCGGAATGCACCGCGCGGCCCTCAGCATCGGTGCCTGCAAGTGCCGCTGGAATGCGCGGCCTGCCTTCGCAAGCGCTGCGAGCGGGACCGGCAGTGTGCGGAGTCGGTTTCCGTGGAACGCGTCTTCGGCGCCGTCAAGGCCAATTTCGATCGCTAG
- a CDS encoding lysophospholipid acyltransferase family protein: protein MTRVPQLADHLIHGFFRIIGLIPMQPAAALGDALGGLWYRLDRRHRKIARANLKIAFGREKTSREIDLLARRSFQNLGRLLFEVGWLQGLAPGEVARHFSLEGFTPGRLAQLRRGVLVLTAHFGNWEILPAAATMLGVRLSIVYRPLDFAPLDRFFGRSRSRFGADLIPKKNALFRIVRALRGNRAVGILMDQNVKRDQGVFVDFFGRPVSTNKGLAQLALKTRAPVYPMFLVRRGRGFTVVIEDQVPLAVTGDPQRDVALNSRRYNQTLEKMIRRYPDQWFWVHRRWKKHPKAGQPVWDDI, encoded by the coding sequence ATGACCAGAGTGCCACAACTCGCGGATCACCTGATTCATGGTTTTTTTCGGATCATCGGCCTGATTCCGATGCAACCGGCGGCAGCCCTGGGCGACGCCCTTGGCGGGTTGTGGTACCGGCTGGACCGGCGCCACCGCAAAATCGCCAGGGCCAACCTGAAAATCGCCTTCGGGCGCGAAAAAACGTCCCGGGAAATCGACCTCCTGGCCCGGCGAAGCTTTCAGAACCTGGGCAGGCTGCTGTTCGAGGTGGGGTGGCTGCAGGGCCTCGCACCCGGCGAGGTTGCGCGCCATTTTTCTCTGGAGGGCTTCACCCCCGGCCGGCTGGCCCAGTTGCGCCGGGGGGTTTTGGTGTTGACCGCCCATTTCGGCAACTGGGAGATTTTGCCGGCCGCGGCGACCATGCTCGGCGTTCGCCTCAGCATCGTCTATCGGCCGCTGGATTTCGCGCCCCTGGACCGGTTTTTCGGCCGCTCCCGAAGCCGCTTCGGAGCCGACCTGATTCCCAAGAAAAACGCGCTCTTTCGGATCGTCAGGGCCCTCCGCGGAAACCGCGCCGTCGGCATCCTGATGGATCAGAATGTCAAACGCGACCAGGGCGTGTTCGTCGATTTCTTCGGCAGACCGGTTTCCACCAACAAGGGATTAGCTCAGCTGGCGCTTAAGACCCGAGCGCCGGTCTATCCGATGTTTCTCGTCCGTCGGGGCCGGGGCTTCACGGTGGTGATAGAAGATCAAGTCCCCCTGGCCGTCACCGGCGACCCGCAGCGGGACGTCGCCCTGAACTCCCGCCGCTACAACCAGACGCTGGAGAAGATGATTCGCCGCTATCCTGACCAGTGGTTCTGGGTTCACCGGCGATGGAAAAAACACCCCAAGGCCGGGCAACCGGTCTGGGACGATATTTAA
- a CDS encoding 3-deoxy-D-manno-octulosonic acid transferase, translated as MPIFYNLLLHLFLAGAAPLLLPLILLTPRRRRTVLQRLGLADRPPRPEPGSGAGRGPIWVHALSVGETISAVPLVRGLAGACDGRRLVLSVSSLSGFQIARQQVKGLVTHLFYYPYDLPFSIRRTVARVRPAMVVIVESDLWPNFLTYLAGRGVPLALVNARLSEKSFQGYRRFPGFTRRVLRCLALVCAQSPRDAARFHALGVPWGRLTVTGNLKFDQPAPAGPAEEAAVWRRRLFLPPPAPVIVAGSTHPGEEELLLKAFARLRADLPEVRLIVAPRNPQRAIAVARLFQAAGFTARTLENLSGSDGQRPWTVAVVDVLGVLRRLYALADIAVIGGSFVPLGGHNPLEPAAWAKPVIFGGDMRNFRDAARLLLAAGGAVQVADAPALDRQAVDLLQNPSRARLMGRQAAAVFQANKGAVTRTVAALKRLCPPATGPTVWGGSR; from the coding sequence ATGCCGATTTTCTACAATCTCCTGCTGCATCTGTTCCTGGCGGGCGCCGCCCCGCTTCTGCTGCCGCTGATCTTGCTGACCCCGCGGCGGCGGCGGACCGTGCTGCAGCGCCTGGGGCTGGCCGATCGCCCGCCCCGTCCGGAGCCAGGCTCCGGTGCGGGCCGGGGGCCGATCTGGGTGCACGCCCTCTCGGTGGGCGAAACCATCTCGGCCGTGCCGCTGGTCCGCGGGCTGGCCGGCGCATGCGATGGCCGCCGGCTGGTGCTTTCGGTCTCCTCCCTGAGCGGATTCCAGATCGCCCGGCAGCAGGTTAAGGGGCTGGTGACGCATCTGTTCTATTACCCCTATGATCTGCCGTTTAGCATCCGCCGCACGGTGGCGCGGGTGCGACCCGCGATGGTTGTGATCGTCGAATCGGACCTCTGGCCGAACTTTCTGACCTATCTCGCCGGCCGCGGCGTGCCGCTGGCCCTGGTAAACGCCCGCCTGTCGGAGAAATCATTCCAGGGCTACCGCCGCTTTCCCGGCTTCACCCGCCGCGTCCTGCGCTGCCTGGCCCTGGTTTGCGCCCAGAGCCCGCGGGACGCGGCCCGCTTTCACGCCCTTGGGGTGCCCTGGGGGCGGCTGACGGTCACGGGAAATCTCAAATTCGACCAGCCGGCACCCGCCGGGCCTGCAGAGGAGGCCGCGGTCTGGCGGCGGCGGCTGTTCTTGCCGCCGCCGGCTCCGGTCATCGTTGCCGGCAGCACCCATCCGGGCGAGGAGGAGCTGCTGCTGAAGGCCTTTGCCCGGCTGAGGGCGGATCTGCCGGAGGTCCGGCTGATCGTCGCCCCGCGCAACCCCCAGCGGGCGATAGCGGTGGCCCGGCTGTTTCAAGCCGCAGGCTTCACAGCCCGGACGCTGGAAAATCTTTCCGGGTCAGACGGCCAGCGCCCCTGGACGGTGGCGGTGGTCGATGTTCTGGGTGTCCTGCGGAGGCTTTACGCTCTGGCGGATATCGCTGTCATCGGCGGCAGCTTCGTGCCCCTCGGCGGCCACAACCCCCTGGAGCCCGCGGCATGGGCCAAACCGGTGATCTTCGGCGGCGACATGCGCAATTTCAGGGATGCCGCACGGCTTCTACTGGCCGCCGGTGGGGCCGTCCAGGTGGCGGACGCGCCGGCGCTCGACCGTCAGGCGGTCGATCTGCTGCAAAACCCCTCGCGGGCCCGTCTGATGGGGCGGCAGGCGGCTGCCGTCTTCCAGGCCAACAAGGGCGCGGTTACGCGGACGGTGGCGGCGCTCAAACGGCTCTGCCCCCCAGCCACCGGACCCACCGTGTGGGGGGGTAGCCGGTGA
- the lpxK gene encoding tetraacyldisaccharide 4'-kinase, with protein sequence MSGLRRRVEALMGGERPRPFDPLAAGLDLAAGVYGGVGFLRAALYRRGVLRARRLPRPVIAIGNLTVGGTGKTPMAIHLAGLLQQLGYRVAVISRGYRGLAEKTGGVVSDGANLRMTAAEAGDEPYLMALLLPGVRVVVGRCRRRAGLRALAAFGVDILVLDDAYQHLQLARDLNLLLLDHVAPFGNGRVLPRGVLREPISALTRADAVVFTRAARNVGRGPSAARLPGLGTGVPVFYCRHRPYLSGVVPAGKRRMEAVAARMGVAGLAGPPTVAFSGIARNDDFLQTLVGLGVRVSAALAFPDHHRYGEKDLERIRQAARQTGARQLVTTHKDFVRIQSRGLLPLPLGVVGVRIDFGDQAQAFSDFIRRRTADFFSRGPRPERTAGRPRSAGGSPLRGPRDDPPRCSGGG encoded by the coding sequence GTGAGCGGTCTGCGCCGCCGGGTCGAGGCGCTCATGGGCGGCGAGCGGCCGCGCCCGTTCGACCCGCTCGCAGCCGGGCTGGATCTGGCGGCGGGTGTCTATGGCGGGGTGGGATTCTTGCGGGCGGCCCTTTACCGGCGGGGCGTGCTGCGGGCGCGAAGATTGCCTCGCCCGGTGATTGCGATCGGCAACCTGACCGTGGGGGGGACCGGCAAGACCCCCATGGCCATCCATCTCGCCGGGCTGCTGCAGCAGCTGGGCTACCGGGTGGCGGTGATCAGCCGGGGTTACCGGGGGCTCGCGGAAAAAACCGGCGGGGTGGTCAGCGACGGTGCAAACCTGCGCATGACCGCCGCCGAGGCTGGCGACGAGCCCTATCTGATGGCGCTCCTGCTTCCCGGGGTGCGGGTCGTCGTGGGGCGATGCCGCCGCCGGGCGGGGCTGCGCGCCCTGGCGGCCTTCGGGGTGGATATTCTGGTGCTGGACGATGCCTACCAGCACCTGCAACTGGCCCGCGACCTCAACCTGCTGCTGCTGGATCACGTTGCCCCCTTCGGCAACGGGCGGGTGCTGCCCCGAGGTGTTTTGCGGGAGCCGATCTCGGCTCTGACGCGGGCCGATGCCGTGGTCTTCACGCGCGCGGCAAGAAACGTCGGTCGCGGGCCGTCGGCCGCGCGGCTGCCGGGGCTGGGAACCGGCGTGCCGGTGTTTTACTGCCGTCATCGGCCGTACCTCAGCGGGGTCGTGCCGGCGGGAAAGCGCCGGATGGAGGCCGTCGCAGCCCGGATGGGCGTGGCCGGCCTGGCCGGGCCGCCGACGGTGGCCTTTTCCGGCATCGCCCGCAACGACGATTTTCTCCAAACCCTCGTCGGGCTTGGGGTGCGCGTCAGCGCGGCCCTGGCCTTCCCCGATCACCATCGGTACGGCGAAAAGGATCTGGAACGGATTCGACAAGCGGCCCGCCAAACCGGGGCGCGCCAGCTGGTCACGACCCACAAGGACTTCGTTCGCATCCAGTCCCGCGGTCTCTTGCCGTTGCCTTTAGGGGTGGTCGGTGTCAGGATCGACTTCGGGGATCAGGCTCAGGCCTTTTCGGATTTCATCCGGCGGCGGACGGCCGATTTTTTCAGCCGGGGCCCCCGGCCCGAGCGGACCGCGGGCCGGCCTCGGTCAGCAGGCGGGTCACCGCTGCGAGGTCCTCGGGACGATCCACCCCGATGCTCCGGTGGCGGGTGA